In the genome of Harmonia axyridis chromosome 4, icHarAxyr1.1, whole genome shotgun sequence, the window AAAGCCCTAGAGATAGCTACACCCTTCGCATTAACCACGATGAGTGTGGTAGCAAAGTTAATGAGACTACTGTTGCAACTTTCGTAATCGTTCAAGAAAATTTGCCTATTTTGACACACAGCACCAGAAGGTTCTTAGTCATTTGCTCTTATCAGCCTGAAACTCTGACTGTGAGGGCTGGTCTTAGTCTTCCAACCAATCACAAAGGACAGGCACAACTAACACCTGTTGAGGTGGAGGAAGAGAAAAGTCAAATGGGAAGGAGAGGCAGGAATTTCAGAATTGGCAGAGCTTATTTAGCACCCCAAGCGCTTGGTGAGTTCTCTTAAATTACGATTCTGATTAGTAGTCATACAAACCCCGGGAGGCAgtcgatacggttaacgaaaTCCTTAGGAGCCtaggctattacttcgtgagtatccagaactgtctttcccatgtgagtggttcttaggacagtcagccccggacatttgaacactatgtgttcggttgtttctacttcctttccacagagcctgcagatctcatttGCTGACTTACCCAAgtggtacaaaaggtatttgcaccgacagtgtcctctCAGCATCATTACCTGTGGcgcagctcgtggtagcttcagaagcttcctgtataggtcggtgaaaaaAAAGCacaacaaatttctttgcctcaGCAAGACCtggagtgtttctccagaggatttttttattgtttcactcccattgttggaccccTGCCTAATATTGGTCTTCTTCAaacccacagaagggctcaggaccaacaggtgtcaaccttgatgccctttttgaAAGTTCTttggctttttcgtttccttcattACCACAATGCATTAGGTAGGAATCATAGTTGAGTTATTTTATTCCCTCTGGCCAGTTGTTTTATAGTATTGGCACTCTTATGTCAGTAGAAAaccctggctatatgattccagggatctcagagTATCCTGGCTGTCCATGTCGATGTGAAtacgcgcccctttgaggttttatttgagacactcttgggcGTTGGTATATACAGGTAATTTCTCAGTTTGCaagatagagggctcacttcccaagGATCTAGAGATCATCGTTTTAGGCTCATTAACGCCAATATCTGTGcctctttctgattttgataCATCGGTAAACcctatggatgactttttgttcAAGCGATTTACAAAGTTCAAGTTACCCCTTAACTGTTATCAGTCATTAAAAGTCCAACATTTATTCGGATTAAGTACTATAGATTCTACAGATTACTACTTACCTCACCAAATTTTTAGGTAATCTGATCTAGATATTCAGATACGTCAACTGCACATTTTGCAAACCATGTAAAAAATTCCTACCTTGTTTCTATAAAAGTTATTATTGACTCCTGTGTTtgatatatgaatattttctcaTCGAATATTCTTTTTCAGTTCAAGAAAAAAGCAGCCAAGTGGAGTACATACCAAGCAACATTGTGCCGATGTTTGTAATGTGTCTACTTTCAATAGCAGTACTCATTGGAATTGTGGTTACAGTGTACAAGATATCCAGTAGAAATCAAAAGAGTTTTGACGATATGTCTGTCAGTGGATTTTCAGTCAGCACTGTTGGTAGTTGCAGTACTACAGCAGACTCCATTTCCGAGAAAGAATACACACATTCTAGACATTCCGTTTAAAATATAATTCCCCCTCTTCGCCTTATTGCAATAAGTTCAATATAGCTAGGACAAACAATTAATCACCGAATTTATCCATTCTTTACAATTGCATATTTTCGTACGAATTATTATGATATGATGTGTATATTCAAAATGATGTTGATCATCATGCATTCACAAAGTCTGTTTTAGATTTAAGCGATAGCCTTTAATGATAATTGCGTATTCTTTCTTATATACTAGGTGTTTACGGGATTCGTATCAGCAACACGTAACAGCTGGTGTGAATCTTATTAACCCCATGTATAGTATGCAATTACTTTATAATTCCTATTAACTATGTGattccatttgaaatatattatataatttaggAGTACCTACTTATGcgaagttttattttttgaacCCTCAGAccaaatccaatatttctgatTCTTATCACTTTTATCTACATTGACACGAAATCTTagaggaaaaaatcaaaatcaataaaatcaatCAGAAAGTTAAAAAAATGTGGAGTTATCACTTACATATATCATGTTATGACTGAATAAATACTTTACGAGACATACAAAACCAATGTGCAgaacatttttcttttattgaattcctcaaatataaaaatcaatgcAAGCAGAATACGAAGTTTTGGTCTAGTatgaaaaaccaacaataacttaattttattttcaaaaatctctTGAATTAATTGATGCAGTTTCTCTCCAGTTCATGTAATCTTGAAAAGCTGTTTGAACTTCTCGAGGATAGAAAATTCTATTTATCTCCTAGAATTGAGTCATACTATTTTACTACCATAATCTAGAGATAATATGTGTTCCACATATGAGGACCTCGCATTAAAAATTTTTGTCACCTATACATTGTACGAAAATACATGTAAAAAAAGTCCAATTTATGCAAGAGCTAATATTTTTTCGAACAAATAAATTTTCTCACCCCTTTCCTGTGTTCAGATATACAGGCACATATAGCAACGTAAAATACTGGTAACCAAACTACAACAAAATACATCACCAAACAAAATAGATCATACCAATCAAGATCATTTTGAGAGTATTCGTAACAACATCCAGCTAACACAgcctgaaattcaaaataatccaaatctcatttttttttgtacctccaatttaaaaACACcctgaattttcaataattcgctTTCAATAGATTTTTACAGAATTTACAGATTTTTACAGAATTTCAAGCAAGTTCAAAAGAACTTGCTTCAAATTCTGAACAAATAAATCATAGATAGATATTTAGTTTTAGATATTTCGGCCCCCTCAAATTATAGGGAGACAAAAGGTTCAGTTTCACatatgtattttgaaaaaaaaattctaaaaacctTTTTTTGAACTATCCAACTTACTAGATTACGTTTCGGTAGGTTTAAGTTGAAGAGCTTACCACACTGATGAAGGGCGTGGTATACCAAATTATCTTGTACCACCAGTTGGGTTTACAGCCAATCATAAACTCCACATCTTCACAGAAATTATGCAACCTGTAGATAAAAAGTACAGCCGATAGCTCAAGTGCTACCAACGTCAAAACGGAGAAAACCAGGAATATATTCATCGCACTCCAATACAGCAGATTGATTCCATGCTGTGAATGATTTTAGTGAagcaattaaattattaaaattcgatAAGGAGAGACCTACATAGCTGATCATACCGATGGATATGAAGAACTGACACATGCATaaggcgaatgttatcttcgaATTGTGCTTGGGATTCATGTCCCATTTTGCATACGTGAACTGCAGCAACAGTTCAGAGTATTTAACctgaaatttcagcaatatcATTATCAGTTATTTCCAGATAATCCCTTGATTTATGTTTTACTAGTTATGACTTAACCCACATATCAGTCTCACCCACAGAGATCAACCCACATATCAATCTGACCCACAGAGATTGACCCATATATCAATCTGACCCACAGAGATCTATATAACCCACACCAATATTTGTAATACATAAAATATCTACACAAACAAATACCATATTAATACTCATTAATGAAGAACTTACTGAAATAATGAATCCAACAGCGAAGAAGATTCCGTAGAAAAGGAAAATATTCAAGTTTTTGTAGCCTTTTGCCATTCTTATAAACAGTTTCGCTAGAAGAGTGTGGACATAATACTCtggaataaaatatttccagatcaaAATACAAGCTGATAATGGGGTTCTTGAAAGACACCGTTTCAAAGGCATCACCTTGTCCTTCTAATTTGACGTCAGAATAACCCAGTTCTTCGGTGTAAACTCCTACAGCACCAAAAACTATGAATGTCATGAAGGAGGTGGCCAACATGGTGCATACAGCGACAGTAATGGCATCTATGTTGATAGGCGTTCTGAAGGTCGTGTATGAGCCAATATTTATCAAAGGACCCATACCCAAACCAAGCGATACAAGCACTTGTTCAAACGCATGAACATACACCTAAAATAGATTGATCGTAATTAGTATGTTTTGAAACACATCTTAGCAAGTATTTATCACTTCATAAGATGTAAAACTGGACCAAGGCGGAGATAAAAGGCGTATTATTCCATCACCTCCACCTGCAACAGTCGTTGTCGCTATCAGTGTGATGGTGAGAACGAttaaagtagatatataaagcGTCATTGTGAACTACAACAAATTTTGATGAGTAAAAATGTCAAGAAgagaattaaatattttagaTACGTGTTTCTTCACAGTATATTCATTTGCGGTGTACACCCAGATCATCAACCAAGCAACGAAAGTGATACACAAATTTCTTGCATTGAATAAACAGTTCAGATCATCACTGACCATTACAACCtcatttctgaaaataatagaGAAATAAAAGTCTAAGGGCATTTGGCGACAAACTGATGGTTCTTTGGTGATATTCTCAATAACGTTTCTGAAAACATGTATTCAAGAGATGGTCAATTTGCGATTTGTAGAGAAAAACTAGTTTTTTCCGATGCAATTGCCAAAGCATTATAGCATATAGAAAACTTCGAAATCAATATTTCCATTCCTGTGATATCGTTCACttagaaaagaaaaattactGGTCCTAAAATAGAACCCTGGGGCACCCCTTCTAAGCTGTAAATTTATGGGGTGTATGTATTTGCCCATTGTGAATTTGTTATAGGGTAGCTAACATGGTAAACTAGCCCTACCTACTcacaagaaatgtagattctcgTGGGTATTGGTCCGATTCTCGTAAAAACACATCTCACCATAATGTTCTCTAGAAGAAAGTGGTGCTTTGGTGCGaacaaaagagaaaaaatatatgaaattgtATATGTTAATCATATCGAACACATGAATAACAGTGTTGCAGAAGAAAACCATTGAAGTGCTCAAACCTGAAATAAACAAGAAAACTTGTTATTTTTAGaggaagaattatttttttcacatccCCCTGTAGCTATAAGATAGGtagataataatttttataggAAATGATGTCTTCACTGATATATCTGATTTAATTAAGGAAGTGATTCTTCATTGATTAACTATGTGAAAATTTATAGTAAATGGTGAAATTTTCGGAAtttacatttttcttataaGAAAGGTGTAGGAGCTAAAAACGAAAAGATTCATTGgttattattttcttctatgctaaatattttctgatatttaaaaattaatgataaatatACCGCATAGGTTTGAAGTGTTATTCTTTCCTAATCCCGATTCAAAACTTTTTAAATCTATTCCCCAAGGTGATGAGAAAATTGAAAGGACCTCAACTTATGTTTGAAGTTATACCTTCAAATCTTTTCCAAACTTACCTTCAGCTACAGGAATAATATGGAAAACTTTCATTAATCCTTTGTTAGTGTATTGCCCAATTGCAATTTCAAAAAACAGCAAAGGGATACCGAAGATTATGCTTAAGAAAATATAAACGTAAAAAAAAGCAcctgaaatataaatttcaattgaattcaacGACTTGGATATCACTTGAATCTCACCTTCTCCATACCGCATCACTTGAGTGGGAAATCTCCATAAATTTCCCAAGTTCAGACAATAAAGCAATGTCGCAAAAACAAATTCTGCTCTACTACTCCAAAAATCCCCAAAATCCTATAGTGGAACaaagagaataaaaaaaatatcgtacatagcgcatccaccatattgAGAAATTCTTCGAAAATTCAAATAGCAACAAATTGAAAAGCATCTTCCTACctccaattgaatgatatctCCCATTATGGATCCTGTAGTAGGAgactaaaaaaattcaatgagacGAAACATATCGCTACTATTATATACCTACTGCCCGAGAATTGAGAATGGTATGATGGGAACGATTTTCGCCAGTAGAAGGAGCATTTCCTTGGGCGTCTTTTGTTCTCCCAAATAATGGCATTTTTTCAATGTCATAATTCTCAAAGCTCCATTTTTAAGAGTAATTAATTATATGTCAGTGTCATCTTCTCATAAAATATTATCTACATCAGGAAAAGTTGGGATTTCTCATTTTTTGGATTGTAATTTCCCACCCTGCTAGGGTCtggttgaaaataataatacagaGGCCAACGCCAAGAAGAGATTGTCAGATTCGCGCTAGTTGTCACGCTCACATCTGCTCTGTTCTTATTCGAATCAGTTTATTTTCAACGGAATTTTTTAACGGTCAGATTGGATCCTTTAGTATTTTCAGATATTAAAGGTTTTAAATCACGATTGACCCAATTAGATATCACTGCTTGTGTtccaaataatataatatgggATCATCTGAGAGTAAAATTAAATCTAACGATCAAAAAAGAACACAAAGTAACCCTTCAACGCCGATTAAAGGTACAAATTCAAACCCTGTAATAATTTCTCACCTAGACCCTCGATCTCCAACTGATGACATATTTCGAACTCCTATAGAGGTAAGGCATTAAATATTGATTGTTTCTGTATGAACAAAAATCAGAAGATTTAATCATCTCATTGACTGCATGCTTCCTATTGTTTATATCTAGATTTTTAGTTTTGAAGTTGATTATCTTCCAGATTCCAGCAGAGAACAATGAAACCCTTTCAAACTTAAGGCATACCTTAGACCCCCGTTCACCAACTGATCAGTTTGAAAGAACTCCCATCATTATCCAAGAGAATCAGCCACATCCAAAGAAActacataataaaatattagACAATGCCAGACGTAACTTAATTTCATCATCAACAATTTCTCCAAGAACTAATAAAGATTGTGATTCAACTGCATCAGCATTATCTCCACCTAAACTCATTAGTagtataccaactttcaaaaagtgtaatgaaaaaagaaaatcattTGTGGGATTATTAGAGACCAATATTGATTTCACAGAAACTAATTTGGATGACTTTGTCAAGAATAAATCATTAGATAAGAGTTTAACCATAACCATCAATGAACTACCCATGTGTGATATTGTCGAACATAAAGATTGTGATCCAAGATCTCCAAGTAAAGATTTTCTACGCACCCCAATAAGGGTTGCTGAGAAGGTTGGTGAAATTGTTCTCAATAATACTGTGACTGAATGTGAAACAAAAGAAGTTTCTGAAATAGTAGACTGTGATTCTACTGATTGCCTTCTGAAACTAGTTGATGAAAATAACGAagagaataatgaaaaatatgaagtGACACAGAATATCCCAGAAGAAGAAATACCGGTTCTTAGTCTTCCGAATAATGAAGCCAAGTTAAGTAATGAAAATGAAGTATCACAGAACGATGTTGaagttttcaatgaaaacaatgaagcTTCTTTACCTGAATATGTGAGCAATAAGATacctgaaatagaaaatcaaggtTTTGTTGATGAAATAAATACAGAACAGAAAATGGCAGAAATTGTAGAAGATCTAATTGGAAATATATCTGTTCTTACAACTGAAGATTCAAAAATCGATAATCTTGACTCCAAAGAACCTATCATTGATTTAACTGCGGATGTTCaagaatttgataaaaaattgacaaaaataatTCATGAGAACAACGAAAATTTCTCATTCAAAAAGATCATATCAAAAGATTATCTTAATGAGAAATCCAGGAAACGTACTCCTATGAAGGACAGAAATCAAATTTCCGATTCAAGGAATAAACTGAAAGTCAGTGACAAACCTAGAAAACTCAGTTATGAAAGTTGTAGAATTCCTGTGTTCAAGGGTAAAAATGGGCTCAAATCCAAAATCCAATGTGAGAACACTCCTCCTACAGATATGCCTATCAGAAGGAAGAAAAAATCTCAACCAAGGTGGGACTCTGATAAGACATTGGTAATATAACTGATTTAGGAATACTCATTGTTTTAGTTTGTTTTTGTTGATCTATTTATGTTTTTGAACCAAGTTGAATTCTTTTTCTACATGTGTT includes:
- the LOC123678750 gene encoding uncharacterized protein LOC123678750 encodes the protein MCCDMYCFVFVCLMVAGIWAVDDTGIKNLIGEPDYRQVRLHWETDKSLSPEKFEVKYCELQSWGPQRCRMQDVPKPDDNEVDYNENVLAYNADIKGLRMATTYSFEIRNGKDVREREDRSQGGGKNQNVIVIPTKGFSARATQCLSHASEIEVSTGPYFAGRIAVEAADGERCALDGDPKSPRDSYTLRINHDECGSKVNETTVATFVIVQENLPILTHSTRRFLVICSYQPETLTVRAGLSLPTNHKGQAQLTPVEVEEEKSQMGRRGRNFRIGRAYLAPQALVQEKSSQVEYIPSNIVPMFVMCLLSIAVLIGIVVTVYKISSRNQKSFDDMSVSGFSVSTVGSCSTTADSISEKEYTHSRHSV
- the LOC123678749 gene encoding uncharacterized protein LOC123678749, giving the protein MGSSESKIKSNDQKRTQSNPSTPIKGTNSNPVIISHLDPRSPTDDIFRTPIEIPAENNETLSNLRHTLDPRSPTDQFERTPIIIQENQPHPKKLHNKILDNARRNLISSSTISPRTNKDCDSTASALSPPKLISSIPTFKKCNEKRKSFVGLLETNIDFTETNLDDFVKNKSLDKSLTITINELPMCDIVEHKDCDPRSPSKDFLRTPIRVAEKVGEIVLNNTVTECETKEVSEIVDCDSTDCLLKLVDENNEENNEKYEVTQNIPEEEIPVLSLPNNEAKLSNENEVSQNDVEVFNENNEASLPEYVSNKIPEIENQGFVDEINTEQKMAEIVEDLIGNISVLTTEDSKIDNLDSKEPIIDLTADVQEFDKKLTKIIHENNENFSFKKIISKDYLNEKSRKRTPMKDRNQISDSRNKLKVSDKPRKLSYESCRIPVFKGKNGLKSKIQCENTPPTDMPIRRKKKSQPRWDSDKTLVI
- the LOC123678748 gene encoding sodium- and chloride-dependent glycine transporter 2-like isoform X1; translation: MPLFGRTKDAQGNAPSTGENRSHHTILNSRASPTTGSIMGDIIQLEDFGDFWSSRAEFVFATLLYCLNLGNLWRFPTQVMRYGEGAFFYVYIFLSIIFGIPLLFFEIAIGQYTNKGLMKVFHIIPVAEGLSTSMVFFCNTVIHVFDMINIYNFIYFFSFVRTKAPLSSREHYGEMCFYENRTNTHENLHFLNEVVMVSDDLNCLFNARNLCITFVAWLMIWVYTANEYTVKKHFTMTLYISTLIVLTITLIATTTVAGGGDGIIRLLSPPWSSFTSYEVYVHAFEQVLVSLGLGMGPLINIGSYTTFRTPINIDAITVAVCTMLATSFMTFIVFGAVGVYTEELGYSDVKLEGQEYYVHTLLAKLFIRMAKGYKNLNIFLFYGIFFAVGFIISVKYSELLLQFTYAKWDMNPKHNSKITFALCMCQFFISIGMISYHGINLLYWSAMNIFLVFSVLTLVALELSAVLFIYRLHNFCEDVEFMIGCKPNWWYKIIWYTTPFISVAVLAGCCYEYSQNDLDWYDLFCLVMYFVVVWLPVFYVAICACISEHRKGEINRIFYPREVQTAFQDYMNWRETASINSRDF
- the LOC123678748 gene encoding sodium- and chloride-dependent glycine transporter 2-like isoform X2, coding for MGDIIQLEDFGDFWSSRAEFVFATLLYCLNLGNLWRFPTQVMRYGEGAFFYVYIFLSIIFGIPLLFFEIAIGQYTNKGLMKVFHIIPVAEGLSTSMVFFCNTVIHVFDMINIYNFIYFFSFVRTKAPLSSREHYGEMCFYENRTNTHENLHFLNEVVMVSDDLNCLFNARNLCITFVAWLMIWVYTANEYTVKKHFTMTLYISTLIVLTITLIATTTVAGGGDGIIRLLSPPWSSFTSYEVYVHAFEQVLVSLGLGMGPLINIGSYTTFRTPINIDAITVAVCTMLATSFMTFIVFGAVGVYTEELGYSDVKLEGQEYYVHTLLAKLFIRMAKGYKNLNIFLFYGIFFAVGFIISVKYSELLLQFTYAKWDMNPKHNSKITFALCMCQFFISIGMISYHGINLLYWSAMNIFLVFSVLTLVALELSAVLFIYRLHNFCEDVEFMIGCKPNWWYKIIWYTTPFISVAVLAGCCYEYSQNDLDWYDLFCLVMYFVVVWLPVFYVAICACISEHRKGEINRIFYPREVQTAFQDYMNWRETASINSRDF